Part of the Pseudobdellovibrionaceae bacterium genome is shown below.
TGTATTTTAAAATTTCACCGTTATACTCTTCAAGAAATGATCGTCCCGTTCGAATATTACCCAAAGATTTGGACATTTTTTGATTACCAAACTCGAGCATATTATTGTGCATCCAGTATTTTACATAGGGATGCCCTGTACAACCTTCGCTTTGGGCAATTTCATTTTCATGATGGGGAAACACCAGATCGATACCCCCGCCATGAATGTCCAGGCTATCTCCCAGTAAAGCCCGAGACATGGCCGAGCACTCAATGTGCCATCCCGGCCGTCCCTTGCCCCAAGGTGAAGACCACGCTGGCTCGCCCGGCTTGGCACTTTTCCAAAGCGCAAAATCCGCAGGATTCTTTTTTCGTTCATCGGCGGATATGCGAACTCCGGAGGCTAGATCTTCCACATTTTTGTTACTGAGCTTCCCATAGTCGGAAAAAGTACTGACATCGTAGTAGACATCGCTATCCACAACATAGGCATGCCCCTTTTCTTTCAGACTTGAAATAAAATCTATGATGTTTTGCATATACTCTGTCACACGGGGATTGCTCGTGTGCGGTCGCAAGTGAAGACGTGCATAGTCTTTTTGAAATTCATCAATATAGCGCTCAGCCAAGGCCTGTGGATCCTCCCCCAGCTCGTTGGCCCGGTTGATGATTTTATCATCCACATCGGTGTAGTTATAAACGTAGTTAACCTCGTAGCCTGATTTTTCAAGCCAATTGCGAACGGCATTAAAAAAAATGGCGCCGCGAAAGTTACCCACATGCAAAAAATCATATACCGTGGGACCACACACATACATCTTTACTTTGTTTGGCTCTAAAGTAACAAAGGGCTCTTTCTTTTTGGTCTGAGTATTGTAAATTTCTAAACTCACTGAGAACTCCTTAAAAGGCCAATGCCTGGTCCGCACGAGAAACAAGGGTAGATTTATCTAGTAAGGGTACTAAAATTTTTAGCTCAGCCCCATGGGGCTTGCCAATCACGGCCACACGAATGGGCATAAACAAAAACTTACCCTTAACTCCACAAGCCTCTTTCACCTCGTCTTGGATTCGCGAAAAATCATCTTCACTGAGATAGTCTCCGGTGAACGATTGGACCTTTTCACGCCAGGCCTGAACCACCAATTTCGAGCTTTCCCAATTCATGGTTTCTTTTGCCGAATCATCAAAACTTAAAGCTTGACTGGAAACGGGCCTAAAAAGCTCAACAGCGTCGACTAAAGTTTCCATTGCGGTTTTAAAAACACTCAGTGCTCGGCTCTGCCAATCTGGATCTTTTGGCAAAATCAGTCCCGCTTCGTTTAAGAATGGTTCTACTCGGCGCCAAAGCTCACCATGATCCAAAGCCCGCAAATGTGTGGCATTCACCCACTTCATCTTATCTTCGTCAAAAACAGCCGGAGCATGGTGCAGACGATCTAGGTCAAATTGCTCCTGCAACTCTTGCATGGACAGAATTTCTTGCCCCTCAGGAGAGCTCCATCCCAAAAGGGCCATAAAATTGTTAAAGGCCTCGGGCAAGAAACCACGTTCTCTGTAGTCATTCACACTGGTCGCCCCATGCCGTTTGCTCAATTTTTGACGATCGGAGCCCAAGATGATCGACATGTGACCAAACTGAGGTTTTTCAAATCCAAGAGCCTCATAAATCATCATCTGGCGAACCGTGTTGCTTAAGTGCTCTTCGGCCCGTAAAACATGAGTGATTTTCATTAACGCATCATCCACTACACAACAAAAATTATAAACCGGCATCCCCGTGGATCGCAGAAGGACAAAATCCCCCACCATATCGGAAGGAAACGTCACTTCACCGCGGACCAAATCATTTAACACATATTGCCGGTCCACTTTGTCCACTTTAAATCGCACCACGGCCTGATCACCGGCCGCCATTCGAGCCCGCGCCTCTTCTATGGACATATCTCTATATGGACTGTCCACTTGCGGAGGGCGCCCTTCGGCTTTTGCCTGGTCGCGCTGTTTTTCAATTTCTTCATCTGTTAAAAAACAATAATAGGCCTTACCACTGGCCACGAGTTTTTCTGCGTACTCAGCATAAATATCAAGGCGCCGAGACTGGCGGTAGGGACCGTAGGGCCCGTGGTCTTCTAGCTCAGGAAAACTCAAACCCTCATCCCAGTGAAGGCCCAGCCAATTGAGATCTGCCATTTGCTGCCGCATACTCTCATCTGTGCTGCGCTCAAGATCTGTGTCTTCAATACGAAGAATGAATTGCCCACCGGTTTTTTTTGCATAGAGGTAACAATACAATGCGGTACGGGCTCCGCCCACATGCAAATAACCCGTGGGACTCGGAGCAAAACGGACGCGAACAGTAGATGAGTTAGACATGGTTCTCTTCCTGTATGTTGTGTGCGAGCGTGGCGGAAAGGAGCAGTGAACGACTCTCTAGCCTCTATGCTCAAAAAATACTCCGCTCCGAACGCACGAGTCTTCGATTATTAGAGGCTGATTGTAGGTTTGACTAGAGAAATCAAAAAAAATGCCGCTTTTTGAGCGGCATTTCAAATCAACATTTAAAGCAGAACTTAAAGTTCGAAGATATCAGCCATTTCAGCACTGGCTTTAAGCTCTTCTGGTCCCTTTGCCAACGAGAGCTCTCGCAACAACAAGGTGCGGGCTGTGTCGAGCATTCGTCGCTCACCAAAACTGAGTTCTTTATCGACTTTTAACAAATAGAGGTCGCGCAAAACTTCAGCAATTTCATACACTGAACCCGTTTTAATCTTTTCCATGTACTCACGATAGCGACGATTCCAGGTTTGGTTGTCTACTTTGACTTCTGTTTCCTTCAAAATAGCAATCACCTTGTCCGCTTCTTCGTTGCTAATAATAGGACGCAAGCCCACCGACGCAACATTGTTTTTTGGCACCATAATCTTCATGCCTGTCTCTATGATTTCGATGGAATAAAAAGTTTGCTTGCTTCCAAGAATTTCTTTTGTTTCGATAGCTTTAACCTGGCCCACACCGTGTCCTGGATAAACGGCGTTATCGCCCACACTAAATTCAGCCATTCCTGCCATGCATTTCCTCCAAAGACCCAAGCACTAGGGATTTCACGAATTTGAAAATCGATGGCAAAGTTATAGCATTTATGACACAACTTATCAAATATAATGGTTACAATAAAACTTACAAAACATGGCGAAATCACAGTCTCAACGCCAATACGTCATATTGACGGGCCCCAATGGGAGATTGGCCGCACCCGCCAGCAAACGGGGGCGACCCTGCTGGCTCCAACGCCCGCAATTTGGCGCAATGAATCAAGAATTTTGGTGAAGAGCCCTTAAGCGCTGATTAAATTTGTCACTGAAGTTTTTTTGAGACTGAAAAAAAATCTGAGATTTACCGTGTAGATTTAACAAGGGCCCCTGTGGGGCCCCTGCCGATTGATACTCTTAGCGAGATACTACGAGTGCAAAGGGAAGGACGCCGTCACGCCCTTGTGGAATATTCACACCGCGAACAACCACTTCAGAAATCTCACCTTGTTGAGCCACGATTTGCTCGGAGTTATTCAAGGTGCTGGTACTCTTTAAGATGCGACCATCGTTCATTTTAACCTCAAGATCGAGATTGTTGACCAAGGCCTTTGCCGAAGCACTGGATCCGGGGGCATCCGTGTACACTAAAGTTACCTTGTGAATGCCACCCGATACGGCATAGGACACACTCTCACCCTGAGCTACACCGGGAGCATCCAACACCATGGTGTAGTATTGGTTGGCTAGTGGCGAAGTGGCGGTTTCCATATTTACACGACCATATCCTTGATCCACGTTAGGCCCAGGGACAAGCAGTTCTTGTCCGTTTTGGCGACCAATTTCACCGTATTGACCTGGATAGAGATCATCCGCCGAGTGCATCAACACTGCTTTAACGAGAGCGGCTGATGGCTCATTCATTTTGTGTTCATTAGCCAAGTACTCTCTTACCACAGCGGCCGCTCCAGCCACGAGTGGCGTGGACATAGATGTGCCACCTGAGTAGCAATAATCTTGGTTGTAGTTGCCCCATAGTGGGCTTGCGCCTTCCACTTGCGAACAGTTACTCACAATGTTTGTTCCGGGAGCCACAACATCTGGCTTTAAACGTCCATCTGCTGTTGGACCGCGAGAACTAAAAGCCGCAATACCATTAGCATTGTCAGACAAGCGATCGCCGGCCAATGGCTCCACCGACCATGCATCGCCGCCTTTAAGTTCACCCAATTTTCTTTGAATACCACCCTCAAGAAGATAGTTTTCAGAGGCACCTACCGTAAGCACATTCTTGGCTGAGGCCGGTGATCCCATAGATAGCTCATCTATACGACCATCTTTGTTTTCATCAACACCACTGTTGCCGGCTGCAAACACCAACAACATGTCAGGATGTTGCCACATGTACTCGTCAGCCTGCTGGGCAAAGTTATCATAGGCTCCGGCTGCGTCTTTACCCCAAGAATTGGTGTGAACGCGAGCTCCATTCTCATAGCCATGCTTGAACAGGCGCTCTAGCTGAGGGGGAACAGTGAGGCCTTTAAGCATTTTTGACCACATGCCCTGAGCCACCATTTTAGCATTGTAGGCTCCACCCAGAAATAATCCACCAGAGGCTGTGCCGTTGCTCAACACCGAACCCGCTACGTGAGTCCCGTGTCCCATGGGGTCTTCCCATGAATCTGTGAATAGACCAAAGGCAAAACCTGTGAAAAAGGGAATAAGAAAATCGGAATGCAGAGTCTTCGTGTCGCCACTGTCGAGACCTGTATCAGCCATGGCCACCTTTTGCCCTTGACCCGTGTATCCACGATCCCAGGCTGCTTCAAAGTTCATAACCTTAGTGCCGGTTTCATAGCCACTGGTCTTGTCGTAGCCACGCTCTTCGGCCAGAGCTGACATTTGCAACTCATCAAGTGGCATATCCATCAACTTGACTTGTCCCAGGGGTTGCACCCACTCCACACCATCAAGCTTGGCTAACGCCTCCACTGCAGACAACAGGGTCTCTGCGTAGATCACTTTGCCGCCCGCATCGAGCACTTCTACTCCAGAGATGTTCTCAATGGCTGACAAAGTGGCCTCTAGGTCTTTTTCAGCAAACAACTTAATAGATACTTTGGCTCTTTTAAATTGCGAGAACACACTGGCTGGCTCCAGGTCTTCACTCATTCGAAAGCCGTGTAAGTAAGGTATCACTGCTCGTACTGACTTATTCTCTTCTTGCCAGTGAGCCACGGATTCTGGTGACGCTTTCACGATCAAAGCGTCTTCAGGAATGTAGCGCAGAATTTCTGCACCCTTTTCAGCAATAAATGCTTTATCCGCTTCAGTAATCACTTCTGAAAACTGCACGATAAAGTACTTAGTGCTCATTGCTTCTTGTAGGGTCATCTGAGATGGCATGACCTTATTAATAGATTCGGTGTGCGTTGGATCCACACTTCCCCGCTTGAGGTGGATCATTTCGCCCGCTGTAGCCAAACTTCCTATGAGCCACAAAGTTGCGCTTACGGCCCCCACCATATAGCGCTGTATCATCCTTAATTTCATGGTTCCCCCTTGGTGATGAGAAATAGTGAACCATGAGCTTTTTACATATCAAAGTAAAAAATTCACATGCGCCCGCGAAAGGCTTATGTGAAGCGGAATCCAGCGCCTCAGGAACCCTGGCAGAAATTTTAGGAAACGCGTATATGCCCGCAAAACGGGCAAGCTAACTGATTTCAGGGCCGACTTAAAACCCAATATCAGGTTGATATTTCTGTTGAATCTGTCTTGGCATCTGCAGGGGGGGGCGAATATCTGTCACACCCTTACAGTTTTTGGGGTTTTACGCGCAGTGCTTCATGCTTTTGGAAGGTATAAGAAAAAATTGCAACTATCCGATGATAGCTGTGCGTGTGAGCTCCAGATCTTGCCGTACTTTTTCATGTTCAGGTTGAGTCAACTGAGGATCTTTTTGGATCAACGCAAAGGCGGCCTGACGAGCATCCTGCAGAATCTTAACGTCACGAACCAGATTGGCCATTTTAAAACCAGGCAAACCAGACTGTCTTGTTCCCAAAAACTCGCCGGGGCCTCTCATTTCCAAATCCGCTTCCGCAATTTTGAAACCGTCTGTACTCTGCTCCATAATTTCAGCCCGCTTGGTGCCATCTTCAGATACAGCATAGCCCAAAAGCAGCACACAATAACTTTTGTGCTGGCCTCGGCCCACTCGCCCCCGCAATTGATGCAATTGGGAGAGCCCGAACCGTTCGGCATGTTCAATCACCATGATGTTAGCGTTGGGTACGTCCACTCCCACTTCAATCACGGTTGTGGCCACCAACATGTCGATGTTGCCGTCACGAAACTCCCGCATGACGGCCTCTTTTTCAGCCGGTTTCATCTTTCCGTGCAAAAGCCCCAGTCGATATTCAGGGAATTCGGCCTGCAAATTTTCATATTCAGTGACCGCATTCTTCAGATCCATTTTGTCTGATTCTTCAACAAGTGGATACACCACATAGGCCTGACGACCCGCTTTCAGTTGGTCACGCACAAAGGCCATCACCTTAGGTCGTTTATTTTCAAAAGCCTTTCTGGTGAGTATGGGCTGTCGGCCAGGAGGCAACTCGTCGATGATCGACACATCAAGATCACCATACACCGTCATCGCCAAGGTGCGTGGAATGGGTGTGGCCGTCATCACTAAAAAATGGGATGCCCCTTTTGCTTTGAGTTCCTGGCGTTGGGCCACACCAAAGCGATGTTGCTCATCCACAATAACCAATCCCAAATTTTTGAAGTCCACTTCCTTTTGAATCAATGCATGGGTCCCCACGCAGATTTGAATTTCGCCCGAGGCTAACTGCTCACAGACCTGTCGATGCTCTGAGAGTTTCAACTGGCCAGTGAGAAGACCTACTTTAATGCCCAGCGACTTTAAAAACTTCTGCGCATTTTTAAAGTGCTGTTCTGCTAAAATCTCGGTGGGCACCATCAATGCCACTTGATATCCGTTTTCTACGGCGTAAACAGCAGACATCAACGCCACCATTGTTTTTCCGCTCCCCACATCACCCTGCACCAGGCGATGCATCGGATGGGGTCGCTGCAAATCAGATGCAATATCAAAAAAAGCCCGCTGTTGTGCCCCTGTCAGCTGAAAAGGCAGCTGACTTAAAAGGCGATCCACGTAGCTCTGCTTTTTCGAAAACGCCGGTGCGGCTTCTTGCTTCACACCGGCCCTCACCGAGGCCAGATGCAATTCGAGCCAAAAAAATTCTTCAAATATAATGCGCTTTTGAGCCGGAGCCTTGAACTCAATGTACTCATTTCCGCTATGAGGTGGCGGCTGGTGGATGAGTTTGAGGGCCTCTTTTCTGGGGATCAAATTGTATTTTTGCAAAATCCACTGAGGCAAAGTTTCATCAATTTGAGACTCTGGTTTTTCCGGATGCAAAATCACCTTGTCAATGGCCGCCCCGATAATTCGACGCAACTTTCCTGGACGAAGCCCCTCGGTTTCGGTGTAAAGGGGTATGAGTTCGTCTTCTTGCTCTTCGTTTTCGCCGACCAAAACGATATCCGGATGATGCAACTCCAGTCGCCCTCGATAAAGTTGTGCCTTGCCCGACACCCTTACTTCTTGGTGGGGCTGAAACCGCTCGAAATAGCCTTTATAGGGCACGCGAAAATATTTGCAGGAAACTCGACCCGAGCCGTCGGCCACGACCACTTCATAAATTTTCCGGTGACTTCGCCCCAAGTTGAGTGATCGCACCTGCACAATGCGGGCTAAAAAGCTGACTATTTGCCCTGGCTCCAAGGTAGAAATGCTGCGAGCGGCCCGGCGATCTTCATAGGCCCGAGGAAACCACGACAGCAAGTCACCCACGGTGGACACCCCCCGCTTGCGCAGGGCCTCGCCCAACTTTGGTCCTACTCCTTTTAAATATTGTACTTGGGTATCAATATTCACAATCTCAACCTTTTGTCTCAGTTGCCCAAGTCCAACCTTATTGGCCTTGGACACTAAAAAAAATCATGGCAAAATTAGTTTTATGGCAGAAAACCAAGCAGAGCAATACATCAAGATTCGCCTTAAGTCTCTACACCCATCATCACCCGTACCTTTTGATGTCTACGTGCTGATTAATGGTCGCCACATCCACTATTTGCGAGCCGGTGACAGCTTAACAGCCGAAAAACTTCTGAGTTTCGAGGAAAAGGCGCCAGATAATTTCTACCTCAAATTTGAAGACAGGCCGCATTATAAGAAACATGTGGCCCTATTGCTCAACGATGACAAATTGAGCAGTTTCGATAAGGCCACCGTGCTTCGTGAAAGTTCATTGGCCTTGGTTGAGGAGCTTTTTGAAAGTCCCGATGTGGAAAAAGCCCTGAATGAGTCCAAAGTGCTGATCAATCAGTTTTTGGATCTCATGGAAACAGAACCCGATGCCATGTCTCATCTGATTGGTTTGTCGAGCCATGACTTTTACACCTACACCCACTCACTGGATGTGGGGATCTACAGCTTAGGATTAGCCCAAACTGTAGGATACAAAGGCCACGACCTCCATGAGATGGGCCAAGGGGCTTTGTTTCACGACATCGGCAAACGCAATGTGAGTGTGGATATTATTTGTAAAGATGGTCCACTGGATGACCTTGAGTGGGCTCAAATGCAAAAACACCCTGAATATGGTTTAATGATTCTTGAAGAACACGATGTGTCCGATGCCATTAAGGCCTGTTGCTTTGAACATCATGAAAGTGCTCTTGGCAACGGTTACCCACAACAACTAGATGCCAATGAAATTCACCCCATGGCCCGCATTGTGGCCTTGACCGATACCTTTGATGCGCTCACCACCCAACGTTCTTACAACAAACCCATGCAGCCTCGAGAAGCTTTGGATTTTATGAAAGAACGACTTGCGGGCCGTTACGACAAAGACCTTTTGAATGCCATGTATGAGGTTTTATTTAAAATGGAAAAAGCTCTAGGGGCCTGATCTACAGCCCACACTCCACTTGCAGTGCGTCTTTTATAAACGCCATGGGAATAGCCTGCTTCTGCCCGTCGGGTACGGGCTCTGAAGAATCATTAAATAACCGCGGGCGGCGCCCATGATGGACTCCCACAACAGTGCCGTTGGCATCAATGATAGGTGAACCACTTAGGCCGTTAAAAGTTTTAAACTCATAGTTAAATGAGGGACGCAGTTCATGATCGTAATCTTCCTTAGCGACAAGCCCCCGCCCCACATAAAATGGCGTGTCTGAAAAAGCATTCAATACGGCAAGCAAGCTCACTGATTCGCCCTGTTGAGGGATTCGGCTAGCAAGAGTGACTTTCGGATTATACCAACGCCTCGACGTTGATCTTTTAAGCCACCGAAAAGACAACACCACAGCATCCAAGGGTTCCGAATAGTCGACAATAGATTGAACCACTAACTCATCTCCCAAAGCATTGCGGGCCGACAGACTGGGACATGGCTCACCGGATTGTTCACAATGGTAGAAGTGACGAGCCACCACGTGGTAACTTGTGATGAGATTATGACATTCATCCGATGGCACCAGCCCCTGTCCCAAAAGCTGCATGCCATTATCAATGGCAAACACACTGGCCGTAAGGGGATAAGTCAAAGGCAGGCGGCTTTTTTGTCGATGCCGGGCTTCCACTCGGGTTAAGGCTTCACCGCCCAATGGAAACAATAACACCCCAACTTCGATTACTAAAAAAGACAACCATAATCCGAGCTTCACCGAAGTCGCGGTTGATTTCTTAATTTTTGGCAATAACTCTAGTGGCAACCTTAGAACCCAAACATTTTAAAGGGCATACTCATCATCTGCATCGGCATGGACATGGCATCCATGGAGTTACCCATTTGACCCATTTGGCGATTTACATTGTACATGTTGTAGTTCATCGAAGCCATTTGACGATTCATGGTGGCTAGCTGGGTGCGATTCAATTCCGCAACCTGAATGTTCATACCTTCCATTTCAGTTTTTAGGCTTTCCATTTGGTTTCGCATGGTGTTGATATCCACAGCCATCATGTCCATGGTCCCCGCCATCTTGTGAACGTCCTGTCTAAACGATCGAAGAGTTAGATTGTATTCTTCAAGAAGGGCTTTCACTGTGGGTCCATACTCCACTGCCACATAGACCGCACCAATAGTGCCCAGTCCGACCACTGAAGAAATAAAATAAAGGAGTGGAACGGCAATTTCATCTTCTGGGTTAACCATGTCGAATTCTTCTTTTTGTAAAAACACGGCATAGGATTCGACGCCTTCGTTAGTTAAACTGAAGGTCAATCGCATGGACCCGGTAAATCCGTCGGGATTAATAATTCCTGTTCCCATAACCGTTTCGGGTTGGGCCAGTCCAGTTAGTAATTCAGTTAGGGAAGACTCATCGATGAGACAAACATCTGAATTGAGATTTTTTGCGCGCACCTGACTTTGGGCATCCACAAAGTTTTTACACGGCCCCTCTACCGCAAAACCCGTTGCACTCACGCATAGAAGCACCACCAGCGTTAAAACCTTAGTCATTCGCATTCCTTACCCCCACTAAAAAGAATCATCGACCCTGTTTGGATTTTTTCTGAATGGGAGGATTATGTCGTTGGCCAGCTTTAAACCTCAATAATTTTTAAATTTTATGACTTTTTTTCAGAAGCTGTGGGAGGAAACATATTGGGTGGTCTGTGAGAGGAGAATATCATTGCCGCAGAGCGCACAAGGGGCACGCTCGTGGCCATCCCCGGCTCCCCGAAATGGGGGTCAGCCGAGTCTATTATTTAATTAAAACTCATCCGCCTGGCGACGGGTTCTTAAGCGAAGGGGCTCACTTAAGCTCATAATTCCGTTTCGCTCTGACATACCTTGCACATCATAAAGTGTGTTGGGTCGAAGGCCCGTAGCCATATCCACGTGGGATAGAACCAGGTTGGTATCTAAAAGCGTATATGTGACTTCGCCAGTATCCACATTAGTGATTTGCAGCTGTGTGGTGGATTCTTTATCCGTTTCCCAGGCAAATGAAGCCGTGTTACCGGTGATTTCTAGGATTCTAAAGTCAGAGATCACCACAGGAGCATCGGCAGGCTCTTCGCCGACGTCGCCACCGCCATCACCATTACCATTGTCGCCGTCATCGACATTTCCGTCGTCACCATTATCCGATCCGCCATCATCCCCGTTACCTGGGTCACCGGGCTCTTCCACTCGTTTTGCACAATAGGAAATGCGAATTTCAGAATTTTCTACACCCGCATATCCGGTTAAATGCACTTCATTGACATCGGCATTGTAATTGTGATCTGCGGGTTCACCATCAACCAGCACTTGAAGTGAACTCATATCGAAATCCAATCTCGACAACGGAAACTCTGTTTTCAAATTTAACTTTTTTGTGGCGAGTAGTCCAATTTGATCTAAACCTTGGTGAATATGATTTCCGGCTAAATCAATGGCGACGCCATTAGCCATGCGGATCATTTCTAAATAACCATAGCCAATCTCATTTTCTCCCACTGCTGGAAAATCAGACTGCTCATGATAAATGATTCCGGCCACCACTGAGGGGCGCTCGCCTTGATGCGCTCGCACCTGAGCTAAAACTGACTCGGGAGTGATATTGGCGCAATACCTATTAAATGCGGGAATCTCTTTATTATTAGGATCCACCACGGGAACAACGCCTTGCGGGTAGCGCGCACAAATGTCGTTTTCATCGGCCACAAATACCACGGCCAATGCGGCATCTTCTCTAAAAAAACCATGCCCCACTGACTCTAACAAGTTGGCTTCTGAAAAGGCCTCGTTCAGCGAGTAAAGGCCGGCTTCGCCACCGTCAGTTTCGTTTTCTGTGGCGACAAGGCGCATGCGATCTCGCAATATCGTGCGAAGCTCTTCAGATGAGTGATTGGCTGCATTTAATACATAGGGCTTGTCGCTGTATCTCCGATAAAGACGTCCTGATCTCGAGCCCACGTGGGCCAACA
Proteins encoded:
- a CDS encoding CarD family transcriptional regulator, with protein sequence MAEFSVGDNAVYPGHGVGQVKAIETKEILGSKQTFYSIEIIETGMKIMVPKNNVASVGLRPIISNEEADKVIAILKETEVKVDNQTWNRRYREYMEKIKTGSVYEIAEVLRDLYLLKVDKELSFGERRMLDTARTLLLRELSLAKGPEELKASAEMADIFEL
- a CDS encoding glutamate--tRNA ligase codes for the protein MSNSSTVRVRFAPSPTGYLHVGGARTALYCYLYAKKTGGQFILRIEDTDLERSTDESMRQQMADLNWLGLHWDEGLSFPELEDHGPYGPYRQSRRLDIYAEYAEKLVASGKAYYCFLTDEEIEKQRDQAKAEGRPPQVDSPYRDMSIEEARARMAAGDQAVVRFKVDKVDRQYVLNDLVRGEVTFPSDMVGDFVLLRSTGMPVYNFCCVVDDALMKITHVLRAEEHLSNTVRQMMIYEALGFEKPQFGHMSIILGSDRQKLSKRHGATSVNDYRERGFLPEAFNNFMALLGWSSPEGQEILSMQELQEQFDLDRLHHAPAVFDEDKMKWVNATHLRALDHGELWRRVEPFLNEAGLILPKDPDWQSRALSVFKTAMETLVDAVELFRPVSSQALSFDDSAKETMNWESSKLVVQAWREKVQSFTGDYLSEDDFSRIQDEVKEACGVKGKFLFMPIRVAVIGKPHGAELKILVPLLDKSTLVSRADQALAF
- a CDS encoding cysteine--tRNA ligase, translated to MSLEIYNTQTKKKEPFVTLEPNKVKMYVCGPTVYDFLHVGNFRGAIFFNAVRNWLEKSGYEVNYVYNYTDVDDKIINRANELGEDPQALAERYIDEFQKDYARLHLRPHTSNPRVTEYMQNIIDFISSLKEKGHAYVVDSDVYYDVSTFSDYGKLSNKNVEDLASGVRISADERKKNPADFALWKSAKPGEPAWSSPWGKGRPGWHIECSAMSRALLGDSLDIHGGGIDLVFPHHENEIAQSEGCTGHPYVKYWMHNNMLEFGNQKMSKSLGNIRTGRSFLEEYNGEILKYMMLSVHYRSLIDFSEEQIHQAVAQLARIYSALAFAENLMQTEAPLAPVPEEFERLLSEAEEGVEKAMNDDFNTPELMARLFEVTRAFNSFCRKPGKIRPEQKAVAEAYFHWLRDKSKVLALFQEPPAAYLQILDDMLLRQKGLSRSEVDQLVADRSEARLQKDFKKSDEIRDQLVEMGINVQDGVDGSRWEVAK
- a CDS encoding trypsin-like peptidase domain-containing protein — its product is MSFLVIEVGVLLFPLGGEALTRVEARHRQKSRLPLTYPLTASVFAIDNGMQLLGQGLVPSDECHNLITSYHVVARHFYHCEQSGEPCPSLSARNALGDELVVQSIVDYSEPLDAVVLSFRWLKRSTSRRWYNPKVTLASRIPQQGESVSLLAVLNAFSDTPFYVGRGLVAKEDYDHELRPSFNYEFKTFNGLSGSPIIDANGTVVGVHHGRRPRLFNDSSEPVPDGQKQAIPMAFIKDALQVECGL
- a CDS encoding S8 family serine peptidase, with the translated sequence MKLRMIQRYMVGAVSATLWLIGSLATAGEMIHLKRGSVDPTHTESINKVMPSQMTLQEAMSTKYFIVQFSEVITEADKAFIAEKGAEILRYIPEDALIVKASPESVAHWQEENKSVRAVIPYLHGFRMSEDLEPASVFSQFKRAKVSIKLFAEKDLEATLSAIENISGVEVLDAGGKVIYAETLLSAVEALAKLDGVEWVQPLGQVKLMDMPLDELQMSALAEERGYDKTSGYETGTKVMNFEAAWDRGYTGQGQKVAMADTGLDSGDTKTLHSDFLIPFFTGFAFGLFTDSWEDPMGHGTHVAGSVLSNGTASGGLFLGGAYNAKMVAQGMWSKMLKGLTVPPQLERLFKHGYENGARVHTNSWGKDAAGAYDNFAQQADEYMWQHPDMLLVFAAGNSGVDENKDGRIDELSMGSPASAKNVLTVGASENYLLEGGIQRKLGELKGGDAWSVEPLAGDRLSDNANGIAAFSSRGPTADGRLKPDVVAPGTNIVSNCSQVEGASPLWGNYNQDYCYSGGTSMSTPLVAGAAAVVREYLANEHKMNEPSAALVKAVLMHSADDLYPGQYGEIGRQNGQELLVPGPNVDQGYGRVNMETATSPLANQYYTMVLDAPGVAQGESVSYAVSGGIHKVTLVYTDAPGSSASAKALVNNLDLEVKMNDGRILKSTSTLNNSEQIVAQQGEISEVVVRGVNIPQGRDGVLPFALVVSR
- a CDS encoding HD domain-containing protein, producing the protein MAENQAEQYIKIRLKSLHPSSPVPFDVYVLINGRHIHYLRAGDSLTAEKLLSFEEKAPDNFYLKFEDRPHYKKHVALLLNDDKLSSFDKATVLRESSLALVEELFESPDVEKALNESKVLINQFLDLMETEPDAMSHLIGLSSHDFYTYTHSLDVGIYSLGLAQTVGYKGHDLHEMGQGALFHDIGKRNVSVDIICKDGPLDDLEWAQMQKHPEYGLMILEEHDVSDAIKACCFEHHESALGNGYPQQLDANEIHPMARIVALTDTFDALTTQRSYNKPMQPREALDFMKERLAGRYDKDLLNAMYEVLFKMEKALGA
- the recG gene encoding ATP-dependent DNA helicase RecG encodes the protein MVNIDTQVQYLKGVGPKLGEALRKRGVSTVGDLLSWFPRAYEDRRAARSISTLEPGQIVSFLARIVQVRSLNLGRSHRKIYEVVVADGSGRVSCKYFRVPYKGYFERFQPHQEVRVSGKAQLYRGRLELHHPDIVLVGENEEQEDELIPLYTETEGLRPGKLRRIIGAAIDKVILHPEKPESQIDETLPQWILQKYNLIPRKEALKLIHQPPPHSGNEYIEFKAPAQKRIIFEEFFWLELHLASVRAGVKQEAAPAFSKKQSYVDRLLSQLPFQLTGAQQRAFFDIASDLQRPHPMHRLVQGDVGSGKTMVALMSAVYAVENGYQVALMVPTEILAEQHFKNAQKFLKSLGIKVGLLTGQLKLSEHRQVCEQLASGEIQICVGTHALIQKEVDFKNLGLVIVDEQHRFGVAQRQELKAKGASHFLVMTATPIPRTLAMTVYGDLDVSIIDELPPGRQPILTRKAFENKRPKVMAFVRDQLKAGRQAYVVYPLVEESDKMDLKNAVTEYENLQAEFPEYRLGLLHGKMKPAEKEAVMREFRDGNIDMLVATTVIEVGVDVPNANIMVIEHAERFGLSQLHQLRGRVGRGQHKSYCVLLLGYAVSEDGTKRAEIMEQSTDGFKIAEADLEMRGPGEFLGTRQSGLPGFKMANLVRDVKILQDARQAAFALIQKDPQLTQPEHEKVRQDLELTRTAIIG